In Epinephelus lanceolatus isolate andai-2023 chromosome 16, ASM4190304v1, whole genome shotgun sequence, one DNA window encodes the following:
- the atp6v1c1b gene encoding V-type proton ATPase subunit C 1-B, which produces MNLLPAAMTEFWLISAPGEKTCQQTWDKLMVATTRTNNLSVNNKFNIPDLKVGTLDVLVGLSDELAKLDTFVESVVKKVAQYMADVLEDSRDKVQENLLANGVDLVTYITRFQWDMAKYPIKQSLKNISEIISKQATQIDNDLKARASAYNNLKGNLQNLERKNAGSLLTRSLADIVKKEDFVLDSEYLITMLVVVPKTSYPDWQKTYETLAEMVVPRSTKLLFEDNDSGLFSVTLFRKAIDDFKHKARENKFTVRDFQYNEEEMKADKEEMTRLSTDKKKQFGPLVRWLKVNFSEAFIAWIHIKALRVFVESVLRYGLPVNFQAMLLQPNKKNMKKLREVLYDLYKHLDSSAAIIDASMDIPGLNLSQQEYYPYVYYKIDCNLLDFKV; this is translated from the exons ATGAACCTTTTACCAGCTGCCATGACAGAATTCTGGTTGATCTCGGCTCCGGGGGAGAAGACGTGCCAGCAGACCTGGGACAAGCTGATGGTGGCCACCACACGCACCAATAACCTCTCAGTCAACAACAAGTTCAACATCCCTGATCTCAAG GTCGGAACACTAGATGTCTTAGTGGGTCTGTCAGATGAACTGGCCAAACTAGACACTTTTGTGGAAAG TGTGGTGAAGAAGGTTGCTCAGTACATGGCCGATGTTCTGGAGGACAGTCGAGACAAAGTCCAGGAGAACCTGCTGGCTAATGGAG TTGACCTGGTCACTTACATCACCAGATTCCAGTGGGACATGGCGAAGTATCCCATCAAACAGTCGCTGAAAAACATCTCTGAGATCATCTCCAAG CAAGCGACTCAGATAGACAATGACCTGAAGGCCAGAGCTTCAGCCTACAACAACCTGAAGGGAAACCTGCAAAATCTGGAGAGGAAGAATGC GGGGAGCTTGTTGACCAGGAGTTTGGCTGACATAGTGAAGAAAGAGGATTTTGTCCTGGACTCAGAGTACCTGATTACCATGCTGGTGGTTGTCCCAAA GACGAGCTACCCTGACTGGCAGAAGACATATGAAACCCTGGCAGAAATGGTTGTGCCACGCTCCACAAA GCTGCTCTTTGAAGACAACGACAGTGGCCTGTTCAGTGTCACTCTCTTCAGGAAGGCTATCGATGACTTCAAGCACAAGGCCAGAGAAAACAA GTTTACAGTGCGTGATTTCCAGTACAATGAGGAGGAGATGAAGGCAGACAAAGAAGAGATGACACGTTTGTCCACTGACAAGAAGAAACAGTTT GGGCCTTTGGTACGATGGCTGAAAGTGAATTTCAGTGAAGCCTTCATCGCCTGGATTCACATAAAAGCCCTGCGTGTGTTTGTGGAGTCAGTGCTCAG ATACGGGCTGCCGGTGAACTTCCAGGCCATGCTGCTCCAGCCTAACAAGAAGAACATGAAGAAGCTGAGAGAGGTGCTGTATGACCTGTACAAACACCTGGACAGCAGTGCTGCCATCATTGAT